A segment of the Frankiales bacterium genome:
CGTACGACCGGCGGCCGACGTGCACGAGCAGCGGTGCGGAGAGCAGGCCGGCCGCGCCCACGCCGCGGGTGCGCGTGCCCGAGGCGACCACGAGCGCGGCACCGGCCACGGGCACCACCGCGGCCACGCCGGGGTAGGGCGTGGTGGTGCCGAAGCTCAGCGCCGCCCATCCGATGAGCAGCAGGCCGATCCACCCCGCCCCGCCGGCGATCGGCAGCGGCAGCTCGGCAAGCGCGAGCACGGCGAGCGAGAGGGCCGCGCCGACGGCGAGCTCCCACGCCCGGGTCTGGAGGCCGAAGTAGGCCCAGGGCCCGAGGGAGGAGGTGAGCCCGGCGGACAGCAGCAGCGTCACGACGAGCACGAGGCCGAGGGTGGTGGCGAGCCGGCGTCGGGCCATCGCGCTCCACCTCCCCGCTGATCGCACGACCAGCAGGATGAGCAGAGGCCACACGACGTAGAACTGCTCCTCGAGCGAGAGCGACCAGTAGTGCAGCACCGGGCTCTGCGCGGTGTCGGCCATGTACTGGGTGGCCCCGGCGGCGAAGTGCCAGTTGGAGACCCACAGCGCGGCGGACCGGATGTCGTCGGCCACTGACGCGTGCGCCAGCGGCGCGAGCACCAGCGCGGACAGGAACGCCGTCACGACGAGCACGAGCGCCGAGAGCGGCAGCAGCCGGCGCACCCGGCGTGCGTAGAACCCCGTGAGCGACACGCGGCCCGTGAGGTCGAGCTCGTCGACGAGCAGGCCGGTGATGAGGAAGCCGGAGAGCACGAAGAACACGTCGACGCCGACGAAGCCGCCGGGCACGCCGATGCCGGCGTGGAAGAGCACCACGAGCACCACGGCGATTGCGCGCAGTCCGTCGATGTCGCGACGGTAGGTGAGGTGCGGACGCCGCGGCGCCGGGCCGCGACGGGGCGCAGCGCTGGCCCGCGCGGTGCGTGGCGTGGCAGGGCGCACCACGACACCGCGCCCGTCCGTCACGGTCACTGTTCGACTGTAGGGGCGCACCGAGCGCTGGCCGTGGACCTGCGCCGCGCGTCGCGAGGCGCTCGCTGCGCGGCTCCGGGCCGGGTGGCGCCGCTTCTCCGGGCCCCGGCGCTGTGCGGGGTGACGTCGCGGTCGGCGGCGGCGCCGTCGCTCCCTGCCGATGGTGGGTGGCCTGGCGTCGGACCGTGATCGACCGATCGCTGAAAGTCGTTGCACTGCATGGGAATTCGTCGTCCGAAGCTCTTGACTGGATTCCGATGTACGTGCGATACTGACTCCCATGCACGAGACGCCGACACCCCCTCAGGGACCGCTGGCGGGCGCTGGGCGTGACGAGGACGTGGTGCTCGACCAGGGGTGGCTGGACGAGTGCGCGCTGTGGGAGGCGGGCCGGGAGGAGTGGGTCGCGGACGGGTGTCCCGGGCCGGAGCGGTTCGACGACGAGCGCTGGCCGGCGGAGGACCTGCTCTCGATGCGGGGCGCGGTCTCGGAGTGGGACCTGCCGTTGCTGGTGTCGGTCGACCCGGCCTCGCTCGATCGCGAGGACGCGCTGGTGTATCTGCGTCGGGTGGAGGCGGTCACGGCGCTGGTCGCCGGGGTGCGTGCCCGTGCGCTGGTGGCGGTCGCGGGCGCCGACGGGTCGGACTCGATGGCTGACCGGCACGCGGCGATGGAGGTCGGGGTGTGCGCCCGGGTGGGGGAGGGTGCGGCGGCGTCGGCGATCGCGACGGCGCGGGTGCTGCACGGCTGCTTCCCGGGGTTCCTGGCCGCGTTGGATGCGGGTGAGGTCTCGGAGTGGCACTGCCGTGAGCTCGTCGCCGGCACCCGGCACGTCACCGACCCGGACACCGTGGCCGCCCTGGGTGCTCGGCTGCTGCCGCGGGCGCGGCGGGTGACCCCGGCGCGGTTCCGCGGCGAGGTCGCCCGCGCGGTGGCCGACCTGGATGCTGCCCGCGCGAGCGAGCGCCGCGTCCGGGCCCGCGCCGGCCGGTACGTGTCGTGCCGCCCGCTCGAGGACGGGATGGGGTTCCTCGGCGTGGTCAGCGACTGGCCCACGATCTCCGCGATGCACGCCGTGATCGACGCCGACGGGCGCGCCCTGGCCGCCGAGCGCGGCGGCGCGGCCGCGGCCCGGGCCGGTGAGCCCGACGCGGGCGCGGACGCAGCCCGCGCGGACGCGTTCGCCGCGCGCGTGCTGGGCCGACGCGGCGAGGACGGCACGATCGTGTGGGACACCGCACCGGCGCAGGTCACCCTCACCGTGGTGATGGACCTGGACACGCTGCGCGGGGAGGCCGACCGGCACGCCCTGCTCGACGGCGAGCCCGTGCCCGCCCCGGTCGGGCGCGAGTACGCCGCCGCGGCCACCGCGTGGCGGCGCGCGGTCACCGACCCGG
Coding sequences within it:
- a CDS encoding acyltransferase family protein, encoding MGVSIARTSESSQELRTTNSHAVQRLSAIGRSRSDARPPTIGRERRRRRRPRRHPAQRRGPEKRRHPARSRAASASRRAAQVHGQRSVRPYSRTVTVTDGRGVVVRPATPRTARASAAPRRGPAPRRPHLTYRRDIDGLRAIAVVLVVLFHAGIGVPGGFVGVDVFFVLSGFLITGLLVDELDLTGRVSLTGFYARRVRRLLPLSALVLVVTAFLSALVLAPLAHASVADDIRSAALWVSNWHFAAGATQYMADTAQSPVLHYWSLSLEEQFYVVWPLLILLVVRSAGRWSAMARRRLATTLGLVLVVTLLLSAGLTSSLGPWAYFGLQTRAWELAVGAALSLAVLALAELPLPIAGGAGWIGLLLIGWAALSFGTTTPYPGVAAVVPVAGAALVVASGTRTRGVGAAGLLSAPLLVHVGRRSYAWYLWHWPMLVLAAALAPSTGDPGDGSPTHAPFAYVLAAVVLSYVLAELSHRWVEQPVRRSPWFTASRGRSLALGAALTVTTVVLAGNLLDSGTGAETGTAPVVVPVAAGASAGPSATTSTGRGANEGAATSGKPSAQPSSAPVALTAMTPAQARVDGSAATACYVGYATTTADPSCRYGARNGSRVVALIGDSHAAMWLPALDRAGKARGWQVYLWSKSSCPMTEVGIYLPAYTAPYSACDAWRADVLRRLAALPRLDAVVVVRSKGYTPDLVLDGQGSAATPSTLPALWQQGTHDLVTRLKAIAPQVVMVEDTPWALGDVPDCLSAHVSDPSACAFPRSQRAHLDAGLVAAEKAGVAGIPGVRFVDPTSLVCPGSTCQVVTPTGVIVYRDGHHLTRTFSRTLAAKFGRLIAPSLG
- a CDS encoding DUF222 domain-containing protein, which produces MHETPTPPQGPLAGAGRDEDVVLDQGWLDECALWEAGREEWVADGCPGPERFDDERWPAEDLLSMRGAVSEWDLPLLVSVDPASLDREDALVYLRRVEAVTALVAGVRARALVAVAGADGSDSMADRHAAMEVGVCARVGEGAAASAIATARVLHGCFPGFLAALDAGEVSEWHCRELVAGTRHVTDPDTVAALGARLLPRARRVTPARFRGEVARAVADLDAARASERRVRARAGRYVSCRPLEDGMGFLGVVSDWPTISAMHAVIDADGRALAAERGGAAAARAGEPDAGADAARADAFAARVLGRRGEDGTIVWDTAPAQVTLTVVMDLDTLRGEADRHALLDGEPVPAPVGREYAAAATAWRRAVTDPVTGHLLDHGTTRYLPDRLRDYVLARDHCRAPGCTTRATSRLEMDHAVPFPDGPSSAANCGGLCRRHHQLKTAHLADLT